A stretch of the Planococcus lenghuensis genome encodes the following:
- a CDS encoding LysR family transcriptional regulator, which translates to MDLQALKVFQTVAKMGTISAAARELNYAQSNITTKIQQLENHLQTTLFHRHNRGIILTSKGESLLIYAKRIFRLIDETNKVMKDDQTPKGPLMIGSMETTAAIRLPALLSKYHQGYPDVDLTIITGPTEQHLHGVLQYELDGAFVSGPIEHPEIIQETVFEEELVLITDMKQPSLSSLKEIENRTLLVFRSGCSYRAKLEDWLHQEGVVPNKIMEFGTLDAIIGCVAAGLGISMLPYSVVAKQINGGTLRQHKLPNPYGKVDTLFIYRKDKYVATPLTKFLNLLSEEKGLGEARNLIQI; encoded by the coding sequence ATGGACTTACAAGCCTTAAAGGTGTTTCAGACAGTCGCAAAAATGGGAACCATTTCAGCTGCAGCGCGGGAGCTTAATTATGCGCAGTCAAACATCACCACGAAAATTCAACAATTGGAAAACCATCTGCAAACCACCTTGTTTCATCGGCACAATCGCGGCATTATCTTAACGTCAAAAGGAGAATCTTTATTGATTTACGCAAAAAGAATCTTTCGGTTGATTGATGAAACAAATAAGGTGATGAAAGATGACCAGACACCAAAAGGGCCGCTAATGATCGGCTCTATGGAAACAACTGCAGCCATCCGCTTGCCGGCGCTGCTTTCGAAATACCATCAGGGCTATCCCGACGTGGACCTGACGATAATTACAGGGCCGACGGAACAGCACCTCCATGGCGTTCTGCAGTATGAATTAGATGGAGCTTTTGTATCTGGACCTATTGAGCATCCGGAAATCATCCAAGAAACTGTTTTTGAAGAGGAATTGGTGCTGATCACCGATATGAAGCAACCGTCCTTGTCCTCACTAAAAGAAATTGAGAATCGGACGCTGCTTGTTTTTCGGTCCGGCTGTTCTTACCGGGCAAAGCTGGAAGACTGGCTGCACCAAGAAGGAGTCGTGCCAAACAAGATCATGGAATTTGGCACCCTTGATGCGATTATCGGTTGTGTAGCTGCTGGACTCGGCATCAGTATGCTTCCATATAGTGTCGTTGCCAAGCAGATAAATGGTGGCACACTGAGACAGCATAAGCTTCCAAATCCCTACGGAAAAGTCGACACCCTTTTCATTTACCGGAAAGACAAGTACGTAGCAACGCCTTTAACTAAATTTTTGAACCTGTTGAGCGAGGAGAAGGGATTAGGGGAAGCGCGCAATTTGATTCAAATCTAA
- a CDS encoding NAD(P)H-dependent flavin oxidoreductase — protein MLTNTLIELLKIEYPLVQAPMAGGVTTSKLVAEVSNAGGLGMIGAGYLNPHQAREQIRETKQLTANPFGINLFVPEEFDVMDGEVNSANQALKPIRHQLNLPPKEGFEFPDAANVQEAFADHIQVVIEEKVPICSFTFGIPSEDVIADLKRHDVFLIGIATTVEEAIENEKAGMDAVVVQGSEAGGHRGSFMDGNQEKLIGLMSLIPQVVDEVSIPVIAAGGIMDGRGLMASICLGANGVQMGTAFMTCQESGAHETHKAAILNAHEDQTVLTRAFSGKWARGIENRFISEMKRHERFLPDFPVQNVLTKDIRKGSAGQKTPEFMSLWSGQSPRLAKRQTAKELIQTVMEDVKRISSNF, from the coding sequence ATGTTAACAAATACGCTCATTGAACTATTGAAAATAGAGTACCCCCTCGTACAAGCTCCTATGGCGGGTGGCGTCACCACGTCGAAACTGGTGGCTGAAGTTTCAAATGCTGGGGGTTTGGGTATGATTGGAGCCGGCTACCTGAATCCGCATCAAGCCCGGGAACAGATTCGGGAGACCAAGCAGCTGACTGCCAATCCTTTTGGCATCAACTTATTCGTTCCCGAGGAATTTGATGTAATGGATGGGGAAGTCAACTCAGCGAACCAAGCCTTGAAGCCCATCCGGCATCAATTGAATCTGCCACCAAAAGAGGGCTTTGAGTTTCCTGATGCAGCGAATGTCCAAGAAGCATTCGCCGATCACATTCAAGTTGTAATTGAAGAGAAAGTGCCCATTTGTTCGTTTACATTCGGCATTCCATCGGAGGACGTCATCGCTGACTTAAAACGGCACGACGTATTCTTAATCGGAATCGCTACAACGGTCGAGGAAGCGATTGAAAATGAAAAAGCCGGAATGGATGCCGTTGTCGTGCAAGGAAGTGAAGCTGGGGGGCATCGAGGAAGCTTTATGGACGGAAATCAGGAAAAACTGATTGGTCTGATGTCCTTGATTCCGCAGGTCGTCGATGAGGTAAGCATTCCCGTTATTGCAGCAGGGGGCATCATGGATGGAAGAGGGCTGATGGCTTCCATTTGCTTAGGGGCAAATGGGGTCCAAATGGGGACAGCTTTTATGACATGCCAGGAGAGTGGAGCGCATGAAACACATAAAGCAGCGATTCTCAACGCTCATGAAGATCAGACCGTCTTGACCCGTGCCTTTTCCGGGAAGTGGGCAAGGGGAATTGAAAACCGCTTCATCTCAGAAATGAAAAGGCACGAACGGTTCTTGCCGGATTTTCCCGTCCAAAACGTCTTGACCAAAGATATACGCAAGGGTTCTGCTGGTCAAAAAACGCCAGAGTTTATGTCACTTTGGTCCGGTCAAAGTCCAAGATTAGCTAAAAGACAGACCGCCAAGGAATTGATTCAAACCGTCATGGAAGATGTAAAGAGGATCTCTTCGAATTTCTGA
- a CDS encoding YbfB/YjiJ family MFS transporter, with product MKRHRTFLLRFHLIISILTTLFMSFTSSLIFRNVLRFLSGFASAVVLVLASGIVLDKHASINKTHWSGVFYGGVGFGIFLSSLLIPRLNEPFHWEGPWIGLAAVSGFLAFFVWIWLKDTTQTAGKKEIKEAAVQTPPVRWLPWLTVAYGLEGLGYIVTGTFIVSIAEKSPSFHSDATLVWLVAGLAAIPSCILWSVLANKWGYVKSLILAMVLQAIGIVIPVVWVTQTGILISGLLFGATFMGIITLATTLRRQMNPAKSSQIIGSLTAVYAVGQLIGPSLAGFMSSATQSFNAALIGAAAVVLLGACLLVNGISFEKKATKLQSQVNLPVENSDWK from the coding sequence ATAAAGAGGCACCGAACGTTTCTGTTAAGATTCCATCTTATCATCAGTATCTTAACCACTCTTTTCATGAGCTTCACCAGTTCGCTTATATTTCGGAATGTCTTACGCTTTCTATCCGGCTTCGCCAGTGCCGTTGTATTGGTCTTAGCTTCCGGCATCGTCCTGGATAAACACGCTTCGATAAACAAAACCCATTGGTCGGGTGTATTTTACGGAGGGGTTGGTTTTGGCATCTTCTTATCAAGCCTTCTTATCCCGAGGCTAAATGAGCCGTTTCATTGGGAAGGTCCGTGGATTGGATTGGCTGCGGTCAGTGGTTTTTTGGCTTTCTTCGTGTGGATTTGGCTGAAAGACACTACACAGACTGCCGGGAAAAAGGAAATAAAAGAAGCAGCGGTTCAAACACCGCCTGTAAGATGGCTCCCTTGGTTGACGGTTGCATATGGCCTGGAAGGGTTGGGCTATATCGTCACGGGAACGTTCATCGTATCGATTGCCGAAAAAAGTCCTTCTTTCCATAGCGATGCGACGTTAGTTTGGCTGGTGGCCGGATTGGCCGCAATTCCGTCCTGCATTCTGTGGTCTGTTCTCGCGAATAAGTGGGGCTATGTAAAGTCTTTGATTCTGGCCATGGTCTTACAGGCAATTGGTATCGTGATTCCGGTAGTTTGGGTCACGCAAACAGGGATCCTGATAAGCGGCTTGCTCTTTGGTGCGACGTTTATGGGAATCATCACGCTGGCGACCACATTGAGGCGGCAAATGAATCCTGCGAAAAGCAGCCAGATCATTGGCAGCTTGACGGCTGTCTATGCGGTGGGGCAATTGATTGGGCCAAGTCTTGCCGGATTTATGTCATCGGCGACCCAAAGTTTTAACGCAGCATTGATTGGGGCGGCCGCAGTCGTTTTACTGGGAGCTTGTTTACTTGTAAACGGCATTTCATTTGAGAAAAAAGCGACTAAACTACAAAGCCAAGTCAATTTGCCTGTAGAAAACAGTGACTGGAAGTAA
- the istB gene encoding IS21-like element helper ATPase IstB → MNKSVKELQEQFRQLRLAETAEELPQLLREAEKTSWTYLEFLESLTAFELAKREAKSIERRMKWARFPYVKTLQEFKVEEQTSLSERQLAQLREFNWLEQRFNLILLGPPGVGKTFLAIGLGIEAIQRGFHVSFVTMGELMRLLKTEEFVHKSKVQTKRIEAADLVIIDDLMYMAMDQREANLFFQLVNHLYERSSIILTSNKSPDQWSELMGDQGITTAILDRLLHRVEVLHMDGDSYRMKHRQHVFSAKV, encoded by the coding sequence ATGAACAAGTCTGTGAAAGAACTGCAGGAACAGTTCCGTCAGCTTCGGCTGGCGGAAACAGCTGAGGAACTACCCCAACTTCTGCGAGAAGCTGAAAAAACATCGTGGACGTATCTTGAGTTCCTGGAATCGCTGACTGCCTTCGAACTGGCGAAACGGGAAGCGAAAAGCATCGAGCGGCGAATGAAATGGGCGCGGTTCCCTTACGTGAAGACACTACAGGAATTCAAAGTGGAGGAACAGACCTCATTGAGCGAGCGCCAGCTTGCGCAGCTTAGGGAATTTAATTGGCTGGAACAGCGGTTTAACTTAATCCTGCTCGGCCCTCCGGGTGTTGGGAAGACATTTCTGGCCATCGGCCTGGGCATTGAAGCGATTCAACGGGGTTTCCATGTGAGCTTCGTAACAATGGGTGAATTGATGCGCCTCTTAAAGACGGAGGAATTCGTACATAAGTCAAAAGTACAGACGAAGCGGATTGAAGCTGCGGATCTAGTGATCATCGATGATTTGATGTACATGGCGATGGATCAACGGGAGGCTAACCTTTTCTTCCAGCTGGTCAACCATTTGTATGAACGGAGTTCAATCATTCTGACCTCGAATAAGAGCCCGGATCAGTGGAGTGAACTGATGGGCGATCAAGGTATTACGACCGCCATTCTGGACCGCCTGTTACATCGGGTAGAGGTTCTTCACATGGACGGTGACAGCTATCGGATGAAACATCGCCAGCATGTATTTTCAGCAAAAGTGTAA
- a CDS encoding AbrB/MazE/SpoVT family DNA-binding domain-containing protein, whose translation MKSTGVVRKVDQLGRIVVPKELRRTLGIENGDPLEIFMEENRIILKKYNAQGACAVTGEITNENKDYAPGLTLSPKGAALLLEQLKSNATDESH comes from the coding sequence ATGAAAAGTACAGGTGTTGTACGAAAAGTTGATCAGCTGGGACGGATTGTGGTCCCGAAAGAACTCAGACGAACGCTGGGGATTGAAAATGGAGATCCGCTCGAAATTTTTATGGAAGAAAATCGGATCATCTTGAAAAAGTATAACGCACAAGGCGCCTGTGCGGTCACCGGGGAAATCACGAATGAAAATAAAGACTATGCACCCGGACTGACCCTCAGCCCGAAAGGTGCGGCCTTGCTACTGGAACAATTGAAAAGCAATGCCACAGACGAATCACACTAA
- a CDS encoding tyrosine-type recombinase/integrase, giving the protein MQVTTKIDKNELLILSPASLPSLQLKKDTAEKSGQNPFVDFDDVDMLNWYIHERRHTNEANERSERTKQEYRNELQQFVKQLMTHAPEIGLDIEEVKDRSLFKSLEPRHLRRWQEWLITESPYVQKRGSYSQTTITRKTTIIRSFFQYLHRVGYIMVETHNGLRKATVRKDDRPNRDLGPKDVVEMLRGFKAIEHPVMFGIILTLTATGLRNEEFCRLDVRDVQRDRIRGGYFLSVVGKGNKRRQIPLKPRVMAAIEEYRKARGLPSLSAAAPDSPLFTTGRGTRFSPSYLIQYMTKEMDKIQERVNGLDVTITPHVFRHAFAITSHLNKVDIYDIMRSLGHEKLDTTQIYLEKIFAKERHAVNQWTDDTLKEFL; this is encoded by the coding sequence TTGCAAGTTACGACAAAAATCGACAAAAACGAGCTTCTGATCCTTTCGCCGGCTTCCCTCCCGTCCCTCCAGCTGAAAAAAGACACGGCAGAAAAGTCGGGCCAAAATCCATTCGTGGATTTTGATGACGTGGATATGCTGAATTGGTATATTCACGAGCGCCGGCATACGAATGAAGCGAATGAACGCTCGGAGCGGACGAAACAGGAATACCGAAACGAGCTTCAGCAATTTGTGAAGCAGCTGATGACCCATGCACCGGAAATCGGATTGGATATCGAGGAAGTGAAAGACCGTTCCCTGTTCAAGTCACTCGAACCCCGACACTTGCGTCGGTGGCAGGAATGGCTGATTACGGAAAGTCCCTATGTCCAAAAACGCGGTTCCTACAGTCAGACAACCATTACTCGAAAAACAACCATTATCCGGTCCTTTTTTCAGTACCTTCATCGGGTGGGTTATATAATGGTAGAAACTCATAACGGATTGCGGAAAGCGACGGTGCGGAAAGACGACCGCCCGAACCGGGATCTCGGTCCGAAGGACGTGGTGGAGATGTTGCGGGGGTTCAAGGCGATCGAGCATCCGGTCATGTTCGGCATCATACTGACACTGACCGCAACGGGGCTCCGGAACGAGGAGTTCTGCAGACTGGATGTACGGGACGTGCAGCGCGACCGGATTCGCGGCGGCTACTTTCTGAGTGTTGTCGGCAAAGGCAACAAGCGTAGGCAGATTCCGCTGAAACCGCGTGTGATGGCAGCCATCGAGGAGTACCGGAAAGCGCGCGGACTTCCGTCGCTGTCCGCTGCAGCTCCCGATTCACCGCTGTTTACGACTGGCCGCGGCACACGGTTCTCACCGAGCTACCTCATCCAGTACATGACGAAGGAGATGGACAAAATCCAGGAACGCGTGAACGGATTGGACGTTACAATTACGCCCCACGTATTCCGTCACGCATTTGCTATTACTTCTCATTTAAACAAAGTGGATATTTACGATATTATGCGCTCGCTTGGCCATGAAAAATTGGATACGACGCAAATTTATTTGGAGAAGATCTTTGCGAAGGAACGGCACGCGGTCAATCAATGGACAGACGATACACTGAAAGAATTTTTATAG
- a CDS encoding UvrD-helicase domain-containing protein: MKKQLKNKIVLACAGSGKTWGICNDALNISDSTKKTLMVSYTNKGVDSLKKEYAKQNSGVLDEHVRTYTWFQFVLRELIRPYQVFLLNKINAVNSFDFSGIYGRRNFSKINTIPYYLNSNNDVKANHASELAIYLNLMSNGAVINRLEEIYSCIYIDELQDLAGRDIDLLELLLLSSIKIYCVGDYKQSTLKTHNAKSNKKKSGGNVFNYLETLKDSHEIEVLNSNCSRRFIQDIADFSNLVYPGDPITSISEASKEYMGVFQVLKEDVKDYVNHFQPAVLRFDKRTDTLGYNALNFGVSKGLTLDRVLIFPNGPLKKFLTNPNQSLKSPEKYYVGVTRPRYSLAFVAHNLKESEYFKEYTLEIEGRKLKVNKFLING, translated from the coding sequence TTGAAAAAGCAATTAAAAAATAAAATTGTTCTCGCTTGTGCAGGGTCTGGAAAGACATGGGGAATATGCAATGACGCACTTAATATTTCTGATTCTACTAAAAAAACCTTGATGGTTTCTTATACAAATAAGGGTGTGGACTCTTTAAAAAAGGAATATGCTAAACAAAATTCAGGAGTCTTAGATGAACATGTAAGAACTTATACTTGGTTTCAGTTCGTTTTGAGGGAGTTGATCAGACCATACCAAGTTTTCCTTTTGAATAAAATCAATGCGGTAAACTCATTTGATTTTTCAGGAATTTATGGACGCCGAAACTTCTCTAAAATAAATACAATTCCTTATTACCTAAATAGTAATAACGATGTAAAAGCGAATCATGCTTCAGAACTTGCTATATACCTAAATCTAATGTCCAATGGGGCAGTAATAAATAGGCTGGAAGAGATTTATTCTTGTATTTATATTGACGAACTTCAAGATTTAGCTGGTAGAGACATTGATTTATTAGAATTATTATTACTATCATCAATAAAAATTTATTGTGTTGGAGATTATAAGCAATCTACATTGAAAACACACAACGCTAAATCTAATAAGAAAAAGAGCGGAGGAAATGTTTTTAATTATTTAGAGACACTTAAAGACTCTCATGAAATAGAAGTATTGAACAGCAACTGTTCTAGAAGATTCATACAAGATATTGCTGATTTTTCTAATTTAGTTTATCCAGGTGATCCTATAACGAGTATAAGTGAAGCTTCGAAAGAATATATGGGCGTTTTTCAGGTACTTAAAGAAGACGTAAAAGACTACGTAAATCACTTTCAACCAGCTGTATTAAGGTTTGATAAGAGAACTGATACTCTAGGCTATAATGCGTTAAATTTCGGTGTCAGTAAAGGACTGACTCTAGACCGGGTATTGATATTTCCCAATGGACCTCTAAAGAAGTTCTTAACAAATCCAAATCAATCCTTAAAAAGCCCTGAAAAGTACTATGTAGGAGTTACTCGTCCGAGGTATAGTTTGGCATTCGTAGCACATAATTTAAAAGAGAGTGAGTATTTTAAAGAATACACATTAGAAATAGAAGGAAGAAAACTAAAGGTAAATAAATTTTTGATAAACGGGTAA
- a CDS encoding DUF6075 family protein, whose product MSAYERLAPQFLTAQHRQSFYQALSKFLPIEQRSSEYQSALFIMTSTDELIEKMLPYFTKTGFQAQEMFAEEDFSSRYRKMAMLAVNLYNGDYEEPILDIITDLDPSMFQTMLQALIIRKYGVKSL is encoded by the coding sequence ATGTCCGCATACGAACGTTTAGCCCCTCAGTTTTTAACAGCCCAGCACCGGCAATCTTTCTATCAAGCGCTCAGCAAATTCCTGCCCATAGAGCAACGAAGCTCGGAATACCAGTCTGCTCTTTTCATCATGACGAGCACGGATGAACTGATCGAGAAGATGTTGCCGTACTTTACAAAGACCGGATTTCAAGCACAGGAAATGTTTGCGGAAGAAGACTTCAGCAGCAGGTACCGGAAAATGGCCATGCTGGCCGTCAATCTGTATAACGGGGACTACGAGGAGCCCATTTTGGATATCATCACAGACCTGGACCCGTCGATGTTCCAAACGATGCTGCAGGCGCTGATCATCCGGAAGTATGGCGTGAAATCCTTATGA
- a CDS encoding helix-turn-helix transcriptional regulator yields the protein MTNANKDFYHVDEVAKILDIKKSTVYSYASKGLIERLPDPHRLLRGGKYSRTSVDQLARQKQAAAEAGRSINDVAEGIGVSAGKVRKVIEELELDVKKVEAPFEKASYRFAITPEQEEAIAEHLQKRNTTRPKRNQLYLQQLDAALYQSYQIAGDQFVRLREHPERGYGFFLEHEQFITLQEGLNLYELKPRYSIHSRRKKDGPGFTDIDVLFGTPEFYQILDVLLATCGVENFNVEIMGGKYELRSGMAAILGMRLQIRKQ from the coding sequence ATGACAAATGCAAATAAGGATTTCTACCACGTTGATGAAGTGGCGAAAATCCTGGACATCAAGAAATCGACCGTTTACAGTTACGCTTCCAAAGGGCTTATTGAGCGACTTCCAGATCCGCACCGTCTATTGCGCGGCGGGAAATACAGCCGGACGAGCGTGGATCAGCTGGCCCGGCAAAAACAAGCAGCAGCGGAAGCCGGACGTTCCATCAATGACGTAGCGGAAGGAATCGGCGTGAGCGCCGGGAAAGTCCGGAAAGTTATCGAAGAACTTGAACTGGACGTGAAGAAAGTGGAAGCGCCCTTTGAAAAGGCGTCTTACCGCTTCGCCATCACTCCGGAACAGGAGGAAGCGATTGCCGAACACCTGCAGAAGCGCAACACGACCCGTCCGAAACGAAACCAGCTGTATTTGCAGCAACTGGATGCTGCTCTATACCAGTCTTACCAGATTGCCGGTGATCAGTTTGTCCGGCTCCGAGAACATCCGGAAAGAGGGTACGGGTTTTTCCTGGAACACGAGCAGTTCATCACGCTGCAGGAAGGATTGAATCTGTATGAGCTGAAACCGCGCTATTCCATCCATTCCCGCAGAAAGAAAGATGGACCGGGATTCACAGACATCGATGTGCTGTTCGGGACACCGGAATTCTATCAGATCCTCGATGTGCTGCTTGCGACTTGCGGAGTCGAAAATTTCAATGTGGAGATAATGGGGGGCAAGTACGAATTGCGGTCCGGAATGGCCGCTATCCTCGGAATGCGCTTACAAATACGGAAGCAGTAA
- the istA gene encoding IS21 family transposase: MLFLKIQQLKEKKFKVAQIAAELKISRPTVYKYLEMDFEEVREYISNPHRKAKKLDPYRDWIVAWLEEYPHLSAAQIQDRLLERYPDLSIGESTVRLYVSEIREIYQIEKKAVVRHYEAVPEQPMGKQLQVDWGETKQRTTAKKEVKLYFIAFVLAHSRYKYMEWQDRPFTTRDAIRCHENAFRFYGGRPEEIVYDQDHLLTVSENAGDLLLTAEFQAYVKERKFKIHLCRKADPESKGMIENVVKYIKGNFADSRVFSEIKDWNRRAWQWLERTGNKNVHHTTKKRPVAVFLVEKQHLQPVSPLLSNESTDAPSITRNVGKDNTIRYRSNRYTVPTGTYGSLPENRVMIEVKGKKPGTLLIRKPQGREIIAEHPISMEKGKLIRNRNHTRDRSKGIESAKKEVIYSFTDSESAAVYVDELCQRYPRYRRDQLAILQKAILEESEWVDEALRKCVAEQLYSANDFRDVVSHLKSMDAELDRPVHEHLTVQPARPDISVNIRPLDAYTRILEGHAI, encoded by the coding sequence TTGTTATTCTTGAAAATTCAGCAGTTGAAAGAGAAGAAATTTAAAGTGGCACAGATTGCAGCGGAATTGAAAATCTCAAGACCGACGGTCTACAAGTATCTGGAGATGGACTTTGAAGAGGTGCGGGAGTATATATCAAATCCCCATCGAAAAGCGAAGAAGCTGGATCCCTATCGGGATTGGATTGTCGCTTGGCTGGAGGAGTATCCGCATTTAAGTGCAGCTCAGATCCAGGACCGGCTGCTGGAGCGCTATCCCGATCTGTCGATTGGGGAAAGCACAGTCCGGTTGTATGTAAGTGAAATCCGGGAGATCTACCAGATTGAGAAAAAGGCAGTGGTGAGGCACTACGAGGCTGTTCCTGAACAACCGATGGGTAAGCAGCTTCAGGTTGATTGGGGAGAGACAAAGCAACGGACGACAGCGAAAAAAGAAGTGAAGCTCTACTTCATCGCATTCGTTCTGGCGCACTCCCGCTATAAGTATATGGAGTGGCAGGATCGGCCCTTCACGACACGTGATGCCATTCGTTGTCATGAGAATGCTTTCCGGTTTTACGGCGGCCGGCCAGAGGAAATCGTCTATGATCAGGACCACCTGCTTACAGTCAGCGAGAACGCCGGCGATCTCCTACTGACAGCTGAATTTCAGGCTTATGTAAAGGAGCGCAAATTCAAGATTCACTTATGCCGGAAGGCAGATCCTGAATCGAAGGGAATGATTGAGAACGTGGTGAAGTACATAAAAGGGAATTTCGCGGACAGTCGGGTGTTCAGTGAAATCAAAGACTGGAACAGGCGTGCATGGCAGTGGCTGGAGCGCACAGGGAATAAAAATGTCCATCATACAACGAAAAAAAGACCGGTCGCAGTGTTTCTCGTCGAAAAGCAACACTTACAACCCGTCTCTCCTCTACTTTCAAATGAAAGTACCGATGCCCCTAGTATAACAAGGAACGTAGGCAAGGACAATACGATTCGTTACCGCTCAAACCGGTATACAGTGCCAACTGGAACCTACGGTTCCCTGCCTGAGAACCGGGTGATGATCGAAGTGAAAGGCAAGAAGCCAGGCACGTTGCTTATCCGTAAGCCACAGGGAAGGGAAATCATCGCTGAGCACCCGATCAGTATGGAGAAAGGAAAGCTCATCCGTAACCGAAACCATACGCGTGACCGGTCCAAAGGAATCGAATCAGCGAAAAAAGAAGTAATTTACAGCTTTACAGATTCAGAATCCGCTGCCGTCTACGTGGATGAGCTTTGCCAGCGATACCCACGATACCGTCGCGACCAGCTGGCGATTCTTCAAAAAGCAATTCTGGAAGAATCGGAATGGGTAGACGAAGCGCTCCGGAAATGTGTGGCTGAGCAGCTCTACAGCGCAAATGATTTCCGTGATGTGGTTTCCCATTTAAAAAGCATGGACGCCGAATTGGACCGGCCGGTCCATGAACACCTGACGGTCCAGCCAGCCAGACCGGATATCTCTGTGAATATCCGTCCGCTCGACGCCTACACACGCATCTTGGAGGGGCATGCCATATGA
- a CDS encoding ATP-dependent nuclease, whose amino-acid sequence MKIDKILIKNYKLFKDQVIKVNVGYNIFVGNNDSGKSTLLEILQIVISGKMNNYPFERQLKASYFNYQVRQNFILQLQNPESTIEELPSIVLEVYFKDVGSNSEYKGRNNYLGEDCPGINMSVKFNPIYSKAFVDMLKAGEIYDIPVEFYDVTWNDFSGNPIIFRTLPFKVSVMDTTKKDYSNSINKFISSNIAENLTSEEQVSLARTYRKIKHEFNSNESVASLNNRIRNSVRLDDKEIRLSMREEVLDAWKNEVSVDVEHTPFEDIGFGSQNLIKMELVMKENSQKSNFILFEEPENNLSFSNMSKLISRISSDDSKQVFISTHSSFVANKIGLKNIILLHQGQVRLLNDVNAETMDFFVKLPGYNTLRFLLAKKIILVEGPTDELIVQRAYFDKYGKLPIEDATDVITVDSLAFKRYCDLALLIKKPLNIITDNDNDIDKNIIEKYKDYIGNNDGLIKAYYEENEDLHTLEPSILAMNLSDSETFSRFKNALSKNGSMQNKSENEILSFMLSNKVEWGLRVFNSKECIKYPEYIEKAIKK is encoded by the coding sequence ATGAAAATTGATAAAATACTAATTAAAAATTATAAATTGTTCAAGGACCAAGTCATTAAAGTAAACGTAGGTTACAATATTTTTGTCGGAAATAATGATTCAGGGAAAAGTACTCTATTAGAGATACTTCAAATAGTGATTAGCGGTAAAATGAATAATTATCCCTTTGAACGCCAACTCAAGGCGTCTTACTTTAATTATCAAGTTAGACAAAACTTTATTCTACAGTTACAGAACCCGGAAAGTACTATAGAAGAACTTCCTAGCATCGTTCTGGAAGTTTACTTCAAAGACGTTGGAAGCAATTCTGAATATAAAGGGAGAAACAATTATTTAGGTGAAGATTGTCCGGGTATAAACATGTCTGTGAAATTTAATCCCATATACTCTAAGGCTTTTGTGGATATGTTAAAAGCTGGAGAAATATATGATATACCAGTTGAGTTTTATGATGTTACTTGGAATGATTTTTCAGGAAATCCAATCATTTTTAGAACTTTGCCTTTTAAGGTATCAGTAATGGATACTACTAAAAAAGACTATAGCAATTCAATAAACAAGTTTATTAGTTCAAATATAGCTGAAAATCTAACAAGTGAAGAGCAAGTGAGTTTAGCTAGAACTTATAGAAAGATAAAACATGAGTTTAACTCTAATGAAAGTGTGGCCAGTCTCAATAACAGAATAAGAAACAGTGTTCGCTTAGACGATAAAGAAATAAGACTGAGCATGAGAGAAGAGGTGCTTGATGCTTGGAAGAACGAAGTTTCTGTAGATGTTGAACACACTCCGTTTGAGGATATTGGCTTTGGAAGCCAAAACTTGATTAAGATGGAATTAGTTATGAAGGAAAACTCTCAAAAATCTAATTTCATTCTTTTTGAAGAACCAGAAAATAACTTGTCTTTTAGTAATATGTCCAAATTGATTTCAAGGATTAGTAGTGATGATTCTAAGCAAGTCTTTATATCAACTCACAGCAGTTTTGTAGCGAATAAAATAGGACTAAAAAATATTATTCTTTTGCATCAAGGTCAAGTAAGACTTTTAAACGACGTGAATGCAGAAACTATGGACTTCTTTGTAAAACTACCCGGTTATAATACTCTTAGGTTTTTACTCGCTAAAAAAATCATCTTAGTAGAAGGCCCTACAGACGAATTAATCGTCCAACGTGCATATTTCGATAAATACGGAAAACTACCGATCGAAGATGCTACAGATGTTATAACAGTTGACTCTCTTGCTTTTAAACGTTATTGCGACTTAGCCCTGTTGATAAAAAAACCATTAAATATTATTACGGACAATGACAACGATATAGACAAGAACATTATTGAAAAATATAAAGACTACATAGGAAATAACGATGGATTGATTAAAGCTTATTATGAAGAAAATGAAGATTTGCATACTCTCGAACCGAGCATTTTAGCAATGAATTTGAGTGATTCCGAGACTTTTTCAAGATTTAAGAACGCGCTCTCTAAAAATGGATCAATGCAAAATAAATCAGAGAACGAAATATTGAGTTTTATGTTAAGTAATAAAGTTGAATGGGGGTTGAGGGTATTTAATTCGAAAGAATGTATTAAATATCCCGAGTACATTGAAAAAGCAATTAAAAAATAA